A region of uncultured Carboxylicivirga sp. DNA encodes the following proteins:
- a CDS encoding glycosyl hydrolase, whose translation MMKKILFTFLMFFTLISMPVMAIEVETVAQLTDETRVLDVAKELHITSSDAPFVNSTVSLNNVDAWVFFDNIKPSDVIANYLANVMVNGSPFVQGTNGRVAIYGHGAVLMPHGSSFKPLTVYTGDDFTGDSYQYAIHTYYNSLGDFDNSIRSFKLKRGYQATFANNADGSGYSRVFIAHDADIEINMPGELLGSVSFIRVFKHQWVTKKGKAGWDPNIINGTGYYDWNIGGASSDNYEYAAIRQNGGWPGWTDINNKQNITHLLGYNEPDQSDQSNMTHADMIAIWPGMYGSGLRVGSPAYANAWSGNTGKNLFDYVAACEDENYRVDFVAVHSYWNSSASGWYSTLKDYHDRCGGRPIWITEMNNGANWTTETWPDNDTRLATTNNVAKQLSNMKAILNVLDTCSFIERYYFYDWVQDCRAMVVTIDADYSEWISTGNQRADWIKDAPVLYQDGNGYDVVLTPFGEYYRDHNAPIAYTGQYDIIPGWNYSDPTLTFRYLSLSNNMRLSWTDPNGELSKAYKIEKKINDGSYEEIYYSDDVSVLYYLDPVDPTNSGRVTYRISLLKSDGEYLSSNEVSYFQTGGINAIQTGEMQLNNTDWTSCYFSEKFTTTPRIIMGAQTFNNVYPMTQRVNSVSTTTFQFQIDTWTYLNDPTLSSTDDVAALALNSGVYDFGGLKGEVGQVSGIQRDWVSVSFTEEFETVPVVFCTQVSNGTFFPTTVAIQNVTTTGFELCLMSEQSITTATFAENVDFLAIEKGQGVIGTKRVTVGSTEDGAGIVTTPISVTYDETYADPVVFGSLLTKSNSFASNVRYYPNTSVSNAFKIARLRETSNGISSVLQDKMGWMIMDLSADQVITGLGESKYKGLNVYPNPVKDILYIDLTDELKVQVIDMAGQTVIEEVVNASIDLSKLSPGVYLIKVGEDYLQKIIKQ comes from the coding sequence ATGATGAAAAAAATTCTTTTTACCTTTTTAATGTTTTTTACTTTAATATCCATGCCGGTTATGGCTATAGAAGTAGAGACAGTAGCGCAGTTAACAGATGAAACAAGAGTTCTTGATGTAGCAAAGGAATTACATATTACCTCAAGTGATGCACCTTTTGTAAATAGTACTGTGTCGTTGAATAATGTAGATGCATGGGTTTTCTTTGATAATATAAAGCCTTCGGACGTTATTGCTAATTATCTTGCTAACGTAATGGTTAATGGTTCACCTTTTGTTCAGGGTACAAATGGTAGAGTGGCTATTTATGGTCATGGAGCTGTATTAATGCCACACGGTTCATCTTTTAAACCTTTAACAGTTTACACCGGTGATGATTTTACGGGTGATTCTTATCAGTATGCAATACATACCTATTATAATAGTTTAGGTGATTTTGATAATTCTATTCGTTCTTTTAAACTAAAGAGGGGATATCAGGCTACTTTTGCAAATAATGCTGATGGATCTGGCTATAGCCGTGTTTTTATTGCTCATGATGCAGATATAGAAATTAATATGCCAGGCGAATTACTTGGTTCGGTTTCTTTTATAAGAGTCTTTAAACATCAATGGGTAACTAAAAAAGGAAAAGCTGGATGGGATCCGAATATTATTAATGGTACAGGATACTACGATTGGAATATTGGAGGTGCTAGTTCAGATAATTATGAATATGCTGCCATTCGTCAGAATGGAGGATGGCCAGGTTGGACTGATATTAATAATAAACAGAATATTACTCATTTGTTGGGTTATAATGAACCAGATCAATCGGACCAGTCAAACATGACACATGCTGATATGATTGCTATTTGGCCTGGTATGTATGGTTCAGGCTTACGTGTTGGATCACCTGCTTATGCAAATGCATGGTCGGGTAATACTGGAAAAAACCTTTTTGATTATGTTGCAGCATGTGAAGACGAAAACTACAGGGTAGATTTTGTTGCTGTTCACTCTTATTGGAATAGTTCTGCTTCAGGTTGGTATAGTACTCTAAAAGATTATCACGACCGATGTGGTGGACGTCCGATATGGATTACAGAGATGAATAATGGAGCCAACTGGACAACAGAAACCTGGCCGGATAATGATACCAGACTTGCGACAACTAATAACGTTGCCAAGCAACTTAGTAATATGAAGGCTATTCTTAATGTTTTGGATACCTGTTCATTTATCGAACGTTATTATTTTTATGACTGGGTGCAGGATTGCCGGGCTATGGTAGTTACAATTGATGCTGATTATTCAGAATGGATAAGTACAGGTAATCAAAGAGCTGACTGGATTAAAGATGCACCTGTGTTATATCAGGATGGTAATGGATATGATGTTGTGCTTACGCCTTTTGGTGAGTACTACAGAGATCATAATGCTCCAATTGCTTATACAGGACAATATGATATTATACCAGGATGGAATTATAGCGATCCAACACTAACTTTCAGATATCTTTCATTATCAAATAATATGCGTCTTTCATGGACAGATCCGAATGGTGAACTAAGTAAGGCATATAAAATTGAGAAAAAAATCAATGATGGATCTTATGAAGAAATATATTATAGTGACGATGTAAGTGTGTTGTATTACTTAGATCCAGTTGATCCAACTAATAGTGGAAGAGTTACTTATAGAATAAGTTTGTTGAAAAGTGATGGAGAGTATTTGAGTTCAAATGAAGTTTCATATTTTCAGACAGGAGGAATCAATGCCATACAGACCGGTGAGATGCAGTTGAATAATACAGACTGGACTTCATGTTATTTCTCAGAGAAGTTTACTACTACTCCTCGTATAATTATGGGTGCACAGACATTTAATAATGTCTACCCAATGACACAAAGAGTAAATAGTGTTTCAACAACTACTTTCCAGTTTCAGATAGATACATGGACATACCTGAATGATCCAACATTGTCTTCAACGGATGATGTAGCAGCTTTAGCTTTAAATAGTGGGGTGTATGATTTTGGAGGATTGAAAGGTGAGGTAGGTCAAGTTAGCGGAATTCAAAGAGATTGGGTTTCTGTTTCTTTTACTGAAGAATTTGAAACCGTGCCGGTGGTATTTTGCACACAAGTGAGTAACGGAACTTTCTTTCCTACCACTGTAGCTATTCAGAATGTGACAACAACTGGTTTCGAACTGTGTTTAATGAGTGAACAGAGCATTACTACGGCTACTTTTGCTGAGAATGTTGACTTTTTAGCCATTGAAAAAGGACAAGGAGTTATTGGTACCAAAAGAGTAACAGTTGGATCAACCGAAGATGGTGCTGGTATTGTTACAACACCTATTTCAGTAACATATGATGAAACCTATGCTGATCCTGTTGTTTTTGGAAGCTTGTTAACAAAATCAAATTCATTTGCTTCTAACGTTAGATATTATCCAAATACAAGTGTAAGTAATGCATTTAAAATTGCCAGACTAAGAGAAACCTCAAATGGTATTTCGTCTGTACTGCAGGATAAAATGGGGTGGATGATAATGGATTTGTCCGCCGATCAGGTGATAACGGGGTTAGGAGAGAGTAAATATAAGGGTTTGAATGTATATCCGAACCCGGTAAAAGATATTTTATACATCGACCTGACAGATGAACTAAAGGTACAGGTAATTGATATGGCCGGGCAAACGGTTATTGAAGAAGTGGTAAATGCATCAATTGATCTGAGCAAACTATCGCCTGGTGTTTATCTGATTAAAGTTGGTGAAGACTATTTGCAAAAAATCATTAAACAATAA
- a CDS encoding cadherin-like beta sandwich domain-containing protein, protein MKKRFLLFTLLFAMTQFFVLKAQTDVTDTYLTNAGFDSNCTYTISSTDTNLGTSDNTGATVITVDGWTSNYAGWSAGASFEYGTITTLNGNTIPSTDPDGASGTSEGGLGVCAAWAGSTYYTQSVTLPAGTYTLKYKVNNFGPVTAGTSLAGFTPDAGTASLSTLSDIVIDGSWVTDEITFVLTTETTGVIQIGILSVNAGSGGNGRFIFDDVQLFFTAEVDKSNLQSLVDEATTMYSNQEAVPDGSTVYADLNTAIVAAQAVLDNTDATLAEVVAEEEALQAAITDVENAVELQQKITTWTTLPYDATSEIVNPSFETGNTDGWVNIGGFVGQNNTSFSLKAGTYYVEKWQSSGNWSGLKLSQVIENIPNGVYKLTAAALNNPEGTGGAFIYANDIRAEVTGTADYTLEVTVDNNTLEVGYDIVNSGNYIAVDNFRLSYISDGSPVIDIAESYLAFDEFETTATLTVTGYNLTESIALTAPTGFSLDVSSLASDATGETVTVTFDASATTSGNIELSSGTASASIPVYARLNSDKFTPYFGDRENLVADAYCSDRSLYGGWGSVVTTTNEAEVYCGKASIKLGTGGTGCDAAFDINPFAYKANTTYRVRAMVKTVDGSIGFLANSADPNYNDAFDTGGEWQQIDFYFSTGAAPSASFVTFNKCDNGSNCTYAYIDNYEIYEVNNDATLSAITLNVGGLDIAFDPATTTYTATVPSGTETVTVDATLSDESAMISGTGDVDVSTGTGVATIVVTAESGAKTTYTVTINVDSATKLSKIGQNAVKVYPTLTTSGINVEFSDKPGMIKLYSLSGQLIKTVKATSQIETIQLSTAGIYLVEVESNGAKTILKVVKK, encoded by the coding sequence ATGAAAAAAAGATTTTTACTTTTTACACTACTGTTTGCAATGACACAGTTTTTTGTCTTAAAAGCTCAAACAGATGTTACGGATACATATTTAACAAATGCAGGTTTTGACAGTAATTGTACTTATACAATTAGTTCAACAGATACAAACCTGGGAACATCAGATAATACAGGAGCTACTGTAATAACTGTAGATGGTTGGACTAGCAACTATGCAGGTTGGTCTGCTGGAGCATCATTCGAATATGGTACTATAACTACACTCAATGGAAATACAATACCTTCAACAGATCCAGATGGAGCATCTGGAACAAGTGAAGGTGGTTTAGGAGTATGCGCTGCATGGGCAGGAAGTACTTATTACACCCAGAGTGTGACTCTACCTGCTGGTACATATACTTTAAAATATAAAGTAAATAATTTCGGGCCGGTAACAGCAGGAACAAGTCTTGCAGGCTTTACTCCTGATGCAGGAACTGCTTCATTATCTACTCTTTCTGATATTGTAATTGATGGTTCTTGGGTAACAGATGAAATAACATTTGTTCTGACAACTGAAACTACTGGAGTAATACAGATAGGTATCTTAAGTGTTAATGCAGGTTCAGGCGGTAATGGACGATTTATATTTGACGATGTTCAATTATTTTTCACGGCTGAAGTTGACAAATCAAATCTTCAATCATTAGTAGATGAAGCAACAACCATGTACAGCAACCAGGAAGCAGTGCCTGATGGATCAACTGTTTATGCCGATCTTAATACAGCAATAGTAGCTGCTCAGGCTGTATTAGATAACACAGATGCTACACTTGCCGAAGTTGTTGCAGAGGAAGAAGCTCTTCAAGCAGCAATAACTGATGTTGAAAATGCCGTTGAATTGCAGCAAAAGATTACAACATGGACTACTCTGCCTTATGATGCTACTTCCGAAATTGTTAACCCTAGTTTCGAAACAGGAAATACGGATGGATGGGTTAACATTGGTGGTTTCGTAGGACAAAACAATACTTCTTTTAGTTTAAAAGCCGGAACGTATTATGTTGAAAAATGGCAAAGCTCAGGTAATTGGTCAGGTCTTAAACTTTCTCAAGTAATTGAAAATATCCCAAATGGAGTTTACAAACTAACCGCTGCTGCTCTTAATAACCCTGAAGGTACAGGTGGTGCATTTATTTATGCTAATGATATTAGAGCTGAGGTAACAGGAACCGCAGATTATACACTTGAAGTAACTGTAGATAACAATACTTTGGAAGTTGGTTACGACATTGTTAACTCAGGTAATTACATTGCTGTTGATAATTTCCGTTTATCATATATAAGTGATGGCTCACCTGTTATTGATATTGCAGAATCTTACCTTGCATTCGATGAATTTGAAACCACCGCAACATTAACTGTAACAGGATACAACCTTACTGAAAGCATCGCTCTAACTGCTCCAACAGGATTCTCTTTGGATGTTTCTTCACTTGCATCGGATGCAACAGGTGAAACAGTTACAGTTACTTTTGATGCTTCAGCAACTACTTCCGGTAATATTGAACTATCTAGTGGAACAGCATCTGCTTCAATTCCTGTATATGCTCGCTTAAATTCAGATAAATTCACTCCATATTTTGGTGACAGAGAAAACCTTGTAGCCGATGCATATTGTTCAGACAGAAGTTTGTATGGAGGATGGGGATCAGTTGTTACAACTACAAATGAAGCTGAAGTATATTGTGGTAAAGCTTCAATTAAATTAGGTACTGGTGGTACAGGTTGTGATGCAGCATTTGATATTAATCCTTTTGCATACAAAGCTAATACTACCTACAGAGTTAGGGCAATGGTTAAAACAGTGGATGGTTCAATTGGATTTTTAGCAAATAGTGCTGATCCAAATTATAATGACGCATTTGACACTGGTGGTGAATGGCAACAAATTGATTTCTACTTCTCAACAGGGGCTGCACCTTCTGCAAGTTTTGTAACATTCAACAAATGTGATAACGGTTCAAATTGTACATATGCTTATATTGACAATTATGAAATTTACGAAGTAAATAATGATGCCACACTATCAGCTATTACATTAAATGTTGGTGGATTAGATATCGCATTTGATCCTGCAACAACTACCTACACTGCTACTGTTCCATCAGGCACAGAAACAGTAACTGTTGACGCGACTTTAAGCGATGAAAGTGCAATGATTTCTGGCACCGGCGATGTTGATGTTTCAACCGGAACAGGTGTAGCAACAATAGTTGTAACTGCAGAAAGTGGTGCTAAAACAACTTACACTGTTACAATCAATGTTGATTCAGCAACAAAATTGTCAAAAATTGGTCAGAATGCTGTTAAAGTTTATCCAACATTAACAACATCAGGTATCAATGTTGAATTCAGTGATAAGCCAGGCATGATTAAACTTTACAGCTTATCGGGACAATTAATTAAAACAGTTAAAGCAACATCTCAAATTGAGACTATTCAATTATCAACAGCAGGTATCTACCTTGTTGAAGTTGAAAGTAATGGTGCTAAAACCATACTTAAGGTTGTTAAAAAATAA